A stretch of Plasmodium vinckei vinckei genome assembly, chromosome: PVVCY_05 DNA encodes these proteins:
- a CDS encoding PIR protein CIR protein → MDTEKMCKLFLEGDSYFNDENVDTEKINEKLTIKGYCRDNSCKTNGESINALAAYIYMKFKDSISRKESHNDYDEYLLMWISDKLFKIHIESIGKKNIKGYIDAFTLKKAYEEYLEKHKQVLDYWELLNMMQGLKEANLKYMIEFYKLLNNICITIAYYNDKGAKSSQLSKYSKNCLTQYRTLYKNISECNSYLDLLNKLKGVYDDFRDSAITKTDSENKLATNLQTLTTEDGKEMGAVRGFKTYNFSDSKCKVKKKSASPPLQPTKLESTSSSLPLTPSPEMQKQDSPPPSQSPEQPKDHSSEQKDSGSDTENQKDSQSDSKDHEQTMVTDKKGSDDGVVGGSEDSNGGQNAINIVPEASSLGILNAATYLVNATPSFETINKRITETTDTIKNFYSTALSNLETTYGKYISVLKEMIDNISTDSKEVEPPAESGGGGDGASQPQKNSEQTSSETSPSSTDQTQEHQSSQEPSENQNSDKSDQESEKPVEVPVVKSENPGTETKGNGTIGIGDIFIFKEFKKIGIPIIVIIISITLAIMYKFLVFERRKKLKRKKMKKSTNLFGVNKTT, encoded by the exons TTAACGAAAAACTAACCATCAAAGGATATTGTCGTGATAATAGTTGTAAAACAAATGGAGAAAGTATTAATGCTTTGGccgcatatatatacatgaaATTCAAAGATTCAATATCAAGAAAAGAAAGCCATAATGATTatgatgaatatttattgatGTGGATAAgtgataaattatttaagaTACACATCGAAAGCATAGgcaaaaagaatataaaaggCTATATTGATGCTTTTACTTTAAAGAAGGCTTATGAAGAGTATTTAGAGAAACATAAACAAGTATTGGATTATTGGGAGcttttaaatatgatgCAGGGTTTGAAAGAAGCTAATCTTAAGTATATGAtcgaattttataaattacttaataatatatgtataacaattgcatattataatgataaagGTGCCAAAAGTAGTCAACTTTCTAAATATTCTAAAAATTGCCTTACTCAATATAGAACCCTTTATAAGAACATTTCTGAATGCAATTCATATCTTGATTTattgaataaattaaaaggtGTATATGATGATTTTAGAGATTCTGCTATTACGAAAACTGAttcagaaaataaattagcAACTAATCTTCAAACACTCACAACAGAAGATGGAAAAGAGATGGGGGCGGTGAGAGgttttaaaacatataacTTTAGTGATTCAAAATGTAAagtcaaaaaaaaatcggCCTCACCACCATTACAACCTACAAAACTAGAATCAACCTCATCTTCACTACCATTGACACCATCGCCAGAGATGCAAAAACAAGATTCACCACCTCCATCACAATCGCCAGAACAACCAAAAGATCATTCGAGTGAGCAAAAAGATTCAGGTAGTGACACAGAAAATCAAAAGGATTCTCAAAGTGATTCAAAGGACCATGAACAAACTATGGTTACCGATAAAAAAGGTTCTGATGATGGGGTAGTTGGTGGATCAGAAGATTCAAATGGTGGACAAAATGCCATAAATATTGTTCCAGAAGCATCATCTTTGGGAATTTTAAATGCTGCAACATATTTAGTTAATGCTACCCCTTCATTTGAAACgattaataaaagaattacAGAGACCACAGACACTATTAAGAATTTTTATAGTACAGCTTTGAGTAATTTAGAAACTACCTAcggtaaatatattagtgTTTTAAAAGAGATGATTGACAATATAAGTACCGATTCTAAAGAAGTAGAGCCCCCTGCTGAATCAGGCGGAGGAGGGGATGGCGCATCACAACCCCAAAAAAATTCAGAACAAACTTCATCAGAAACTTCACCAAGTTCTACAGATCAAACTCAAGAACATCAATCGTCTCAGGAACCTTCTGAAAACCAAAATTCTGATAAAAGCGATCAAGAATCTGAAAAACCGGTGGAAGTCCCAGTGGTTAAATCAGAAAATCCAGGAACCGAAACAAAAGGAAATGGAACAATAGGAATAggtgatatatttatattcaaagaattcaaaaaaattggaaTTCCAATTAtagttattataatatccATTACTTTAGCTATTATGTACAAg TTTTTGGTATTTGAACGGAgaaagaaattaaaaagaaaaaaaatgaaaaaatctACAAATTTGTTTGGTGTAAATAAAACGACATGA